In Phaseolus vulgaris cultivar G19833 chromosome 10, P. vulgaris v2.0, whole genome shotgun sequence, a single genomic region encodes these proteins:
- the LOC137815194 gene encoding uncharacterized protein, with protein MNKLKRIMVFPSREDLLEWVRRVAYRLGFVIVIIRSDIANGKQGRKTYVLLGCERGGSYRKYKDGLEVTVTGTRKCQCPFKLRVGHPYAGRLKANEHSMLVDMTKSMVKPSSILRTLKENNEDNMTTIKQVYMQDTHTRDQLEDHELNYNN; from the exons ATGAATAAGTTGAAGAGGATTATG GTTTTTCCTTCGCGAGAAGACTTACTTGAATGGGTCCGTAGGGTTGCTTATAGACTTGGTTTTGTTATTGTCATTATTAGGTCTGACATAGCAAATGGGAAGCAAGGGAGAAAAACATATGTCTTGTTAGGTTGTGAAAGGGGGGGTAGTTACAGAAAGTATAAGGATGGTTTGGAGGTTACTGTAACTGGTACTCGAAAATGTCAATGTCCCTTTAAATTGCGAG TTGGTCATCCATATGCGGGCAGATTAAAAGCGAATGAACATTCCATGCTTGTTGATATGACTAAAAGTATGGTTAAACCGAGTAGCATACTACGTACTTTGAAGGAGAATAATGAGGATAATATGACAACAATAAAGCAAGTATACATGCAAGATACTCATACAAGAGATCAGTTAGAGGACCACGAACTGAATTACAACAATTAA